A genome region from Anolis carolinensis isolate JA03-04 chromosome 6, rAnoCar3.1.pri, whole genome shotgun sequence includes the following:
- the lsm5 gene encoding U6 snRNA-associated Sm-like protein LSm5 isoform X2, protein MKSDKEIVGTLLGFDDFVNMVLEDVTEFEITPEGRRITKLDQILLNGNNITMLVPGGEGPEV, encoded by the exons ATGAAAAGTGACAAAGAAATTGTTGGTACCCTCCTAGGATTTGATGACTTCGTCA ACATGGTATTAGAAGATGTGACTGAATT TGAGATCACACCTGAAGGACGACGAATTACAAAGTTAGATCAGATTTTGTTGAATGGAAATAACATAACAATG TTGGTTCCTGGAGGAGAAGGACCAGAAGTATAA